GAGAATCACAACGTGGCAGAAATCAAAGCAGAAGCGGAAATCAGGGAGCCGGATGTCAGGCAAAGGATCTTGAACGAAGCGATCAATATTTTTGCCAGTAAGGGCGGGGAACTGACGACGATCCGCGAAATCACCGAAGCGACGCGCGTCAATATCGCCGCGGTGAACTATTACTTCGGCTCAAAGGACGGCCTGTTGAAAGCCGTACTGAATACCGTGCTGGATCCGCTGAACGCGATGCGTATCCGCCTGCTGGATGCGGTGGAGGAGAGATATCGTCAGGAAAAGCCGCCGATCGAGGCGGTACTGGACGCATTGCTCCGGCCGCTGGTGAAAAGCGCACGCGCACCGGACGGCGGGCGCATCGCCGTCCGGCTGTTGCAACATCTGCGCGCTACGCCGCGCGAATCCGTCACCGCGCTGGTATCAGACAAGTTTGATCATGTCGCCGCGCGTTTCTTTGCGGCATTTGAACGCG
This window of the Brenneria goodwinii genome carries:
- a CDS encoding TetR/AcrR family transcriptional regulator; translated protein: MAEIKAEAEIREPDVRQRILNEAINIFASKGGELTTIREITEATRVNIAAVNYYFGSKDGLLKAVLNTVLDPLNAMRIRLLDAVEERYRQEKPPIEAVLDALLRPLVKSARAPDGGRIAVRLLQHLRATPRESVTALVSDKFDHVAARFFAAFERAAPQLTRAEIIWRYEFARGAAMHVLADSDPQSGRLAIMSLGLCNSDDDDEVLANVLRFVVAGFNAPSLK